The DNA window TTGAGTGATCTACCGGTTACCCTTACCTCTCTTTTGACAGAATCCAGTTGGGAAACTATTGCAGAATCCgtcatttcttatttttatgcGTCTACAGAATGCATATATTGCTGGGCTACCAACATGGTACTCCTTGATGATACACCTAGTTTGCAACTCATCGATGATAGAGAAAATGACGTGCTTCCTTTTCTGTTGTCGGTGATGCATCATACTTGTTTATCTTTGAAAGAATACTTACCTCTGGACAAACAGCTTAGGCTTGCCGACATGGTAGTCTGTCCTGGATAAATTCTTCCCGGCCTGGAAAAAGAATCCGGTCATGTATAATGACTTGTGTTTTCCGACAAGGAGGTGATTGAGCATTGTGTATGACTCTAAATAGAGGGAACTTATTATAGCAGTTTTTTTTCTTCCCTTGAAATGGAGTCACCGGGGTCTAAATCCAGACTTTGTTTCATTTAACACGCTTATTTGTGCTTATTGTAAGGAAGGGAAGATGCGCGAGTCAAAGTCATTGTTATATCAGATGATAGGAGGTGGGATTTACCCAAATGAGGTTACTTATCAAGTTCTTGCGGAAAGGTATGGAAAGGAGGGTAGGATAATTTCAGCTTTGAATTTGGTTGTGAAGCTGGAAAGATTTGGTATTCCGGTGTCTTGTGATATTTATGACTATTAGTTTCCGTGTATGAAGAAAATCGACCATTTGCAGCAAAAGAGTCTTCTCGGAAGAATCTCCGTGTGTGGTTATGCACTTGGTGTGGACATCTATAATAAACTCATCGAGTCTCTGAAATACTGATTCAGTAGCTGATGGATTACTTGTAAAAACGGAGATATTTTGTAAAAAAGTAAAACCGAATGTTATTACATATAAAGCTCTCATATGCTGCTTATGCAAAACAAGTAGAAGTAGTGAGGCTGAATCTTTAATGAAAGAAATGATTGAATCCGGTATTTCACCTGATGTTGAAATATGTCGGGCAATGATCCATGTGTACTCCAAGGAGAGGAACGTTAGTAAAACCGAAACATTATTAAAATTCTTTTCCAAggaatttgatatttttgatacCGGGAGTTGCAATACACTAGTTTTGCGAGGATGGTGATACTACTAAGTTGATGGAGTTGTAAGATAGGATGCTGAAAGTCGATTTGTACCGAATAGGCACGTATGACACTAGACAAAAAGACGCTTCTTCTAGCACAAGGCATTTGATTGAAATTTACGAGTTATGATGTCGAAAATTGATGCTTTGCTGCTATATGACATATCCTGGCTCTGGCATGATGTAGTGTTGAGTTCAGTCTGCCTGTAGGTATGATTACGTTTCGCCACTAGATTGAGCTGTGGTTCGGCTGCTGGACAACAACCTAAGAGAAGCGAGAACAGCAATATAAAGGCGCATTCGATTAATGAAGTGGACAGTATCGCAAGCCGGTTAATAGGGGTTTTAAAAGGCTCCATTGCAGAATCAACGGCAAAGAGGCGCCAAGCCTTTTCGTCAACGTGTGCTCTTCCGCACCCTTGAGTTGCGGAAATGAAACCATATAACAACGTTACTAGCCGGTTGATACGACACCATTCCACTCCAGTTACACAATTCGTAGTATGATAAATTCAGTCAAATGCAGAAGATAATATATACTCTTGAATCACGTTAATGTAATATTGAAAGTCTTTTCTTGCTATATTAtacgaaaaaaccgaaaaataattaaaataatataatttgctGCTATTTCAGATTATTTCTTTTAtggatttcaatttcaaattttatttatccaTTTCATGTTTTTTGCATTTCTTGGAACATAATTTTAACATCATCCAATTACTCAGCATTGCAAATTCACTTTAAAGCATCTAAATTAACAacattaattcaattaaaaaacaaacaagtaaaaatccaaaattataaTTACCAAATTACAAAAACACCCCTAAGCAATTTTAATCTTAGCACCCGCTTCTTCAAGCTGTTTCTTAGCTTCATCAGCTTCTTCCTTAGAAACTCCTTCCTTAAACTTCTTCGGCAATCCTTCAATCAGCTCCTTCGCCTCCTTCAACGCCAAGCTCGTCATTCCCCTCACCGCTTTAATCACCGCAATTCTCACATTCGCCGGCACCTCCTCTATCACCACGTCGAACTCCGTCTGCTCTTCCGCCACCGCCGCCCCCGCGTCCCCCGCTCCGGGAGCAGCCACCACCGCCGCCGGAGCAAAAGCAGCGGCCGACACTCCCAGCTTCTCCTGGAGATAGTCGACCAGAGTGCGGGCTTCCTCCAGAGTCAAGGAGGAGATTTCAGAGCCGAGATTCTGGATTTTCTCCGGCGCTTCTACGGCGGCGATGGGGCGGAGGTGGGTGAGAGTGGTGCGGGGGCTGAAGGTGGTGGAGCGGAGGGGGAATTGGAGGGAGAAGTGCTTGGTGTGGGAGGATGCAGGGTATAATGATGGGGATGAGGAGATAGTTAGGGTTTTGGTTAGGGATGAAGTAGCTGCCATTGTTGTGGTGGGGggtttagagagagaaagttttagagagagaagtgAGAGGTTTTGGAGAAGATGATTGGGATTAGGATAAGGGGAGGAGGAGAGGTAAGTCTATAGAGTTATGGATGGTGTGTGTGTGCTTTTTTATGGACGGTGGTGTCCTTGTGATTTTGTGGAAATTACTGGGTTGCTCAATTGGATTTGGGATTTGAAGAGTGTGGAGAGGGGTATTAATGGGAAGTAAATGTTGCAGATGGGTCAAAatgtgaaaaagaaaaattctaGTGAGAATCGAACTCGGGACCTCTCGCACCCAAAGCGAGAATCATACCACTAGACCAAATGCCCTAATTGGTGatacaaaagaaaagaatacGATACAATTGATTCCAGTATAAATAACATTTTTACCTTAATAAACTGTTACTATTTTTTACAATTcgaaataattaacaaaaaaatattgaaataagCACCAAAATAATTACTTTTCCAACATCCATCTTAGCATTTTTTTTCCGTGTTTTTAACTGTAAAATATCAAAAGttatcatattaaaattaaaaatttatattagattttatttttttggtaaataatttatattaaaattataaaatacgctaaaactttacaattttaaagcaattaaatcTTTTTTTGTGATGTCTAATATCACCCCAAACAACTGATGCCCTTTAACACCCTTTGCTATTACTAGTTGAATCTtccaatctttttattttattttggattgttcTTATTGTCTAGTTAATGTATTTGTTAAGAttcaactatttttattttgatatttggcAATTGGAATGGGCAGATGGTGGAAACCTTTGATGTGTGTCATGATCAATCTTATTGAGACTCTCTTAGAGCATCCAAAATGTGTGCCATGGTCTCTATTTGCGATGTTTTTACTGATACTCCaagttttgaatttataaatagatAACTTCAGGTATTGATGTTTTAAGAAATATTTACACTCTATatcaaaataaagtaaaatatttacaaacatactATTTACAAAagtgtttttcatatttctaaatATACCatcttatttcttttattacCAAAAATAcattctctcttctttttccttcaaaatcctatttttttttattttcttcttccaTTAATGTCCACCATCCATCATCAAACTTCATTTTTCAAAGCACACAACAACCATCCTTCTACCGTCGCTGCCGCCGCTGTGCCTCCACGTCCACGCCGCCGCCGCTGTTCCCTCTCGCCCAAGCCGCCGCTGCTGCCCCTCCACGACCATACCGCCGCTGCTATCTCCTCCACTCCGCCGCCATTTGAGTgtagtattttaaaattgacaagAAGAACACTCTCATCTTCCCGACCGGGGAGTTTGTTGGAGTCTACTATTACTATAGCGAGGAGTTAAAGTATGCAAGAGGCCTAGGCTACATCGTGCTCCCAATCTCTGGCTACCTCTTTGAGAGGATGGAAAGCCCATTCAAGGACTTTGTTAGCTCACTCTTTGAGAGCAGGTTAGAGGCAAGGAAAGAAGGTAATGAGGCCTTGGCCTATGTGTACAAGATCCTTATGAATTCGCTATACGGTAGATTTGGCATTAACCTTAAAAGCACGACAACCGAGGTCTGCGATGAAAATCGATACAAATATTTGATCAGGCATAGTGAGCATATGTATAGATCTAGCATTTATATGTGTAGATCTACTTGTGTGtataaatatttgatttgtgtgtataaatttagaatttattGTTATATGTATAGATCTATTcagtttgttttttgattttcagtttgtcttcatcttcatcttctccgTTTTTCagatttgatattttcattCCCAgatctgatttttttaaaaaacaaacgtATATACAAAATTAACGAATTATATACAGATTATATACGTATTATAtaccaaacatatataaaatctgaaaaaatcgaattttatataaaaatgtatttttgtaattattttttaaaaaattgtacttttgtaattattttttgtatttctgTTAAGAAAAAATGTATGTTGCATTTctgtaaatattttcatttttttcggtatttgtaaaaaaaactcATGCTTTAACCAATATAATTTTGGATGAGATAAACAAAATTTGAATGACGTGTCTTAAATTCGAATGATCCAACCCGAATTTGAATGACGTTATCCAAATTGTGAATAACGTTACCACCGTTTGATTTAACTAATAGTATTAATATGAGATTCCTGAAATCACAGCGAGATAATATCAATTCTATTTCTaaactaaaattcaatttaGAGATTGAGGATAAAAAGtttgagtttttatttttgattaatgatgtgttgataaaaaaaatacaataatattaCATATTTATAGGAAACAAACCCTAATCAAGAATTCTATACAAGAttcgataatttatttaagaaataaaaaaaaaactaaagataAATATAACTTCTATTGGGTTGAATTTCTCAGATtaggaacaaaggatcatttcaccccctcaacttggcacgaagtatcaaaaaagtccaaattcgtaaaaccggatcacttttcccctgtacttggcaaaacCAGATCAATTTCACCCTTCTGACAAAAAGAGAGAGTGGAATTGCCAGATTAAAAAGCTTAacataattaactctaattaaaattaattaactctTTTTAACACTCTAATTAATCTTGATTAATTCaaacactaattaataaaaaaacactttTCTGCCCTTTTGGTATTCATCATCTtcctctttatatttttttcacttCATCCTCTCATTTTCAGATCTgcttgttagtgatatgcactaggtcaatcatgtttgaccatgttttgactttatcattttgttatttattgattggcagtttttatcattttatattaatgattaaaatacttgaatggttaattctttctaaggtcatcaagtatgtaacttgatagtagaacccttaggtttaataaaagaattatataccatctatctctagtcttaatagaacattgagactagtatgatgttgactgatgattatgttttactaatcatgtatatgagatattaagtcaaatcataggtgctattgagaaataaggcactggatgacccactgtgagaatactacatagatcactgtcataagtaattctcattacagttttattagtataatcctttgaccttgaaatcatcatggatttctacatagctatttcatattttgatacagtcttacattatctttaacatgataatggaatagattgtcattggatatgaaagtaactatgtgagaaatgtgagtgactgagaaggaatttgtccctcatttatttgagtaagatatcgatgggccccttgaagaatatagactgaaggaaatgcatggccatgctaattgataaggagttatcattttcagtctacttagagtcaagaaactaatgattgaatattataaggatgacatgactatgccttatattcaatctggatatcgagtgacaaagggattaaaatattattgtaaatggttaaatcggattgtcgatattcatttaacttgggtagtcataatgtcttgctagaggccacttatgacttgtgggctgaaatagggatttcgggcctactgccaacgttatatgaacctacagggtcgcataCTAAGAataggcccaaaacagttatgggttgtacaagcccaatgtgattaagtgattaattattatatatatatataattcgtaatatatatataaatatatatattaatttattatttttgaagataataaataattaatatatatggatgattatcaaaaaggagtttttgataaacataaacttgtagaatcgcaatgagattgaaattcgaatttgtctcaaaccttagtgttgttgtatcactataaatacacattaagcaattggtttgaggatcacgaaattcattattcactaaatcactaaaaattcgaaattgcttgtgaagcaatagtgctagcacacaagcactagttttggctaaggtctgttcgtgtggatactcgtagaggacgcgttctttggGAGGCgcttctgatccgaggccaggtatcaccaaagtgaaccacctccttccttcctacattgctgttgaattcgacatacaagtaagtacttattctgttaattcgaattacatggatcttggtttgggtttttagataaatttttgaaattccgctgcgttatgaacctagaaaatcCAACATTGCTACCATTTTTGTATCTACTGAGTACTGACTACTCCCTCAAACAATTGGAAACAAAATACGAACATCTCAAAtatacaaaagaaaaaagactGAAACCAAATATATCATTTCAAATCCCAAATTTCCATTAACCTTGAATCAAAAAGAAACCcagtaaataaaaattgaaacagcaaaaaattaaaaaaattaacatctcAAATATACAAACAAAACAGATGCTTGCGACTGGAGATGGACGGCGATGCTTGCGTTTTGAAGATGGCGACGGTGATGTTGCTGAGTCTCTCCTTTTGAGCGTCGGATCTTCAAGTCCGGCGACGATTTCTTTCCTAGACCCAGCAGCTGCTCCTTCGTCAAGGCCGGCAGTACCTGCTTCTCCTTTAAGGTCGGCGGCTCCTGCAGGTCTTCCAAGAATGGTTGCTTCTCCTTCGCTCCGATCGACGGTGTCCAGCGTTCATTCAAGAACAGCAGCTATGGCACGAAACAGATAAGGAAATGCTTGAGAACGGCACAACAAGGGAGGATATAGAGAAGGAGCAGGATATCTCCGGCAAGCTATGGAGAAAGAGAAGAAAATGGTAGAGAAGAAAataagttttagggttttaaggattaaagtggttaaaattaaaagtggttcctgtttttttaattaaaaattaatatgattttttaacTTCTAAAATTATAGAGAAatcatacatttaaaaaaataattaagtgtcaatttgtaaataaaataaatattaaggattattttaaacttttaaccgTATAATATCGGAGAGTGCGTCCACTCTCGGAGGTGAGAGTGGAGGAGGGGGGATTTGATACATTTTTGCCAAGTACAGGGTAAAAATGATCCACTTGCACGAATTTGGGCTTTtttgatacttcgtgccaagttgaggggtgaaatgatcctttgttcctcAGATTAGCCCGTTCAGCTTTTTCTCACCAAGTCCTCGactataatatattttaggTCCACCAACCACTTTATAGGCCGGTGCAAATAATGCCCCAACAAGCCTAATGTGTAAATTTCGGGCTTGTTATTTTTGGTTTAGATTTCAGTTGGGCTTCCTACTTatataataaaacaatataCCGCAgttatttaaatagaaaacgCAAAAAGGgaaatgtattatttaaaaacggAAACAACGATTGTGTTGTTGATAATAAACTTACTTTTTACCGTGAATTgtataaataaatcataaaagaAACTAAAGataaatatagtttttatttggctatactatatatataaaagaacgGATGgggtaattattaattaaaattattaaaataatattaaaattatagtagtaactaaaataaactattatattaaaataaatataacttttatttggCTGAACTTATTCAATTTTTTCTCACCAAATTCTGGATTGTGATATATTTTAAATCCACCAATCATCTTCTGACCAGTGCAAACAGTCTCATTATTATATTTTCTCTCATAATGAGACGTATAATAGCAGACAAAACAAAAATGTAGAACCAACATTTTGtgatgtcataaaaattcaataaatgaGTATcatctcagcaccgtgcatgaatttgaaaaaaagtggtagttcgtacataaaaatgagaaaatttaaacttcgtaattaaaataaaaaaataatttttttttacattagcCCAAGAATTAAAACAAGAAAAGCCGCTAACCAATAATATCCATAGCTGCTTGGCCAATTTACTTCAGGAGAAAAAAATTCAGTGAGCAAGTTGAATGATAAACTCAGCTGCTCACATGATTAGAATCCTACTTGATAAAGTGCTCGAACTTATGAACAATGTTGGTCACGTAAATTTAACAATTCGTTATTGTAACTATAAAACATTTGATAACTAAAAACAAAATacctttttatataaattgttatGTTATAATATGAGTTGGAgttaaactcttaattaatcCATATGAGTTGaattaaactcttaattaatttataatttgttattcTAGTATAAGTTGTAGTTAATTGAAGCCTATTACCGTAATTTTGCCTTGCCCCCCTTGATACTTATagtatagttatagatagatagatatatgaAAGAAGACTTTATTACTAGTTGGTAACTTTTGATTAAATATTGGTACTTTCTTGCCCACcatatgaaataaaatgaaaaatttaggaaaaatactccaaattttaaaatatttataaaatttaccgcAAGTTAGCAGAAATACTTCTCCTTTTTggacttttaatatttttactcttaacatttattttaattattttgttacctttttaaattaaaacaaatactCTGTACGattcaaaatttagaaaaatactACTAAACTCAAATCCCTATACGGCGTCCGTTTTACCGATCAATGCTCATCTCAACGATAACAAAATTGCCGCTGTTGTTATTCGAAGACGATGTTGTGGATCCTGATGACGAAGATAGCGTCGGTCATAAATCATTGTTAGTCTCCTTCGATGCCGCCATCACGGGTCCGATTTCCATTGCAAATAATCAAGGTCTTGAAGCGAGGGCTGAGTTAGTGGCCGGATTTATTGACTTGATgagtttaggaaacaaatcggaAATGAGAAACACGTTATATGATTTCAATTAGCTGCAAATGTCTCTGAAGCAATGATTCTTGTGAGTTCTTTAAGCAGAACTTCTGTTTGTTTATTGCTTTAACATTGAAATAATTGAATTAGCTTAGTGAATTctgcatatttaattttttcgtcTATAATAATGAATGATGAAATGCAACCTATTCTTCAAGCAGGAGATGGAGCTCTCCTTGACAGGGTTTCAAATGGCAGGAGAGACTTCTCTTGTGTTTGAGTGGcatcttttttatatataaatgatgAATGACATCTTAAAGAAATAAAGAATTGATTGTTTGATTAAAACTTTGACACTAAATGATACTCACTGTCATTTATGTTTCTTGGTACAGATCTATCATAGCGTTTGTATGTTAACATCTctacattttcttttattttttcaatatagATTCTTGGTTCATTTTAATGGAAGCGTTCATGGTGGACAAATTGATGCTTTTATCCAGCCAACCCTTTCTAATCAGTAGACATATGCTTATAATTTCCTTAGTTTATTATTATTCTGCTCTCAGTGTAACATAAATGTgagcttttaattttatctaatattaGATTTAAGTTTAATTGCTTTAATGAACTTAAGACTTCAAATGTCATGAAAATGgctaatatttttgtaaatattatgataattttataaaatgttaataataaaattatgttaagATTATAAATTGgtcataataatattattaaataaaaaaattaaatattttgtctTAAAATATTATCCAATTCAGCataaatataagtaaaagaatatgtgtaaaaattataataagttTATGCAAAagttatgataaatttatgataatacTATGATAAGCTTATGATAATAATTTGAtaatgttatataaaataattttagcaaaaattatgaaaactttatgataaaatatgtaaaataaatttgcacaataaaattatgataaagcTACTATAACATTATTTAATTCtgcataaattatataaaaaaattatgataatatcgtgataatattatgatacagttatgataatattacataaaataatttatgcaaAAATTACGAAAACGTTATGATAaaactatgataatattatgataagactatgataatattatgatacggctctgataatattatgataagactatgataatataatgataaaattatgatgatAACATAATGATAAGggtatgataatataatgataatactatgacaatattatgataagataatataatgataagactatgataatattatgataagactataaaaatattattaaattatgcataaattatattaaaaatatatgatatatcataataaggttatgataatattatgatatagttatgataaaggttatgataatgcatattatgataagactttgataattttataataagtctctgataatattatgataaaactatgattatattatgataagactCTAATAGTACTATGATAAAGCTATGAGAATAATGTataataagattatgataatattatgataaagttataataaaatacgttatgaaaatattataataaaattacaatattgCTATgaaaatgttatgataatattatgataaagttattatattactatgaaaatataatctaatttttcacaaattacataaaataatttatgtaaaaattataaaaaatgttatgttatgattatgataattttatgataaaaatataataatattattataaaattatgataagtttataaaaaagtacgtaaaataaatttctatattaAGATTATATGATGAtactatgataaaattattgtattaatatgaaaatattgTATAATTATGCacaaattacataaaattatttggcaaaa is part of the Mercurialis annua linkage group LG3, ddMerAnnu1.2, whole genome shotgun sequence genome and encodes:
- the LOC126673398 gene encoding 50S ribosomal protein L12, chloroplastic-like; protein product: MAATSSLTKTLTISSSPSLYPASSHTKHFSLQFPLRSTTFSPRTTLTHLRPIAAVEAPEKIQNLGSEISSLTLEEARTLVDYLQEKLGVSAAAFAPAAVVAAPGAGDAGAAVAEEQTEFDVVIEEVPANVRIAVIKAVRGMTSLALKEAKELIEGLPKKFKEGVSKEEADEAKKQLEEAGAKIKIA